Within Xanthomonas theicola, the genomic segment CCACGACCTGCGGCACGAGGGTGCATCGCGGCTGTTCGAACAGGGCTACGACATCCCGGAAGTCGCCATCGTCACCGGCCACCGCGACTGGAAGTCGCTCAAGCGCTACACGAACCTGGCGCCGGAATCGCTGTACCGGGAGCCGAAGGCCGGGCGACCCGGTTTAGACTTGGACCTCGACCAGGCCAGGGAGAGGGCCATGGGCCAGACCGGACAGGTAATCGCCGCGGCATGCAGCCTAGCCGTGCTGCTGCCGGCCGGGCATTTCGTCGTCGGCACCCACCTATGGGTGGCCACCGCCGCGCATCCGTTTCCCACGGCATCCCGGTTCCGGCGCTGCGCCGGCTCCGGCTATCCTCGCCCTGGCCTGGGCCGGCATCGTGCTGGTCGCCGGGCTCGGTACGGCCGACATGCTGGCGTGGGCGCCGGGTTCCTGGGGAGGCGCGGACGAGGACGGCACCTACACCTCATTCGGCGCCGCCGCCGGATATCTCGCCGGCCTGGCGCTGGGGACAATGGTGTTCCTCTCGCTGCTGCGCCGCGCTGAGGCCAGCCCAGGCGGCCAGCGCCGGATTCGGCAGGCCGAGCTGCGCGACGCCGCCTCGGCGACGACCTGCTGCGCTTTGCGGATGAATGGTGCGGCGGCGACCTGTTCCATCGGTGGCGCGTTCCCGCCGCGCAGGTCCAGCATGAAATCGATGAAGTCGAGCGCCGCCTGACTCAGGTATTGCGAGCGGGCGGTCGCTGCGTCATCAATCTGCGCCGCATCATCGAGCTGCCCGGCGAAGCGGACACGGTCTGGACCGACGTCATGACCCGGCGCTGCTACAAGCTGCCTGCCGAGATGATGCCGCTGCTGGACCGGCTATCGGCAAGCGATCGGGGGGTCGACATGAAATGGTTGGCACGACACGACGAGACGCAACGATCGCGCATGCGGCGCCTCATGTGCCAGCTGGCATCGCGCGAAGCGATTCGTTCTTGCGTATAGCTTGGGGCAGAGGCCTGGCGTGGATTATCGTGTTTGTTCGTCTCTGGTGCACGGGATGAACAGTGTGCGTGGCAAGGAAGTGCATCAATCGTGGGAATGGAAACGCACTTCGATCCATTCCTTTACATCTCAGTGCATAGAGTGGGAAAGTAGGCATGAACAACAAAACGATCGAAAATACCGAGATTCTGCTGATCGACGAGTTCGAGATCATCGAGCTGGAAGATCGCCTGGAACTGGCCAGTCGCTGCAACGGTCGCTGTGATTCGGACAGCGAACTCACGGTGGGTTGATCGACGGACGACACTGAAAAACTGCGACGGGATCGGCGCCCACCTGACGTCTGTTCCGCCGCAGCCGTCAGCATATTTCTGCACTTCGCAGTCTGCTCGTGTCGATGCCGCTCGATCCGATCACGGTGCGGAGAACGCCAGGATAGACGCCATGAACGACTCCTCTGCACTCTTCGCCAATCCGCTGCTGGAGGTCTCGGATTTCGATTCGGCTTCCGGCAGGCCGATGAAGCTGTGCGTCGTTCCCAGCGCGCGAGAACCTGTACGGTTCGCGATTCCGTCCATCTACATGGAACTGGTAGGCGAGTTCGACGGAGCGCGCAGCCTCAATGAAGCCGTAGACGCGTTCTGCGAGCGCCACCCAGGCATCTACGCAAGGGATTGGTCATGTCGCCTGGTGCAGCAATCGCTGCTGCCCAAGGGCATTCTTGTGCATGCACAGCAGGATCCCGGGCGGGTAGCGGTCAGCGCGCAGCCGCGGCGCGCCTTCCTGTTCATCAAGTTGCCGATCATCAAGCCGGGCGTGGTCGATCCGGTCGCCGAGCGCCCGGGATTCATGTTCGCACGGCCGGCACTGCTCCTTGGCCTGCTGCTGTTCATCGGCTCGCATGTGTACGTGGTCGCCGCGGACGGCAACAGCCCGCAACTGCTGAAGGCGCACGCCTTGCGTCCTGCACGCGCCCCCCATGCCTGAGCGGGGTCGGCGACAGGCCGGTTCTTGGCTTGGACGATGCGATTGGAGAGACGGCAGCCGCGACGGGCATTCCCTGTAGCGCCTGCCGCGGCCGCAGCGGCTCCTCGTATCTGCACAAATGTAGATGCCCGTGGAAAAAATGCTCCCGCCACCCGGACATGCCATTCAAAGGCCCAGGTCGGACAATCCAGGATGATCGTCCGGCCGACGACCGGGCGGCCAGTGGAACTTGCGTTCGGACTCCTCGATCGGCAAGTCGTTGATGGACGAATAGCGATCCACCATCAGACCGTCCGGGCCGAATTCCCAATTTTCGTTCCCATATGAGCGGAACCAGTTGCCCGAATCGTCGTGCCATTCGTATGCGTAGCGAACGGCGATACGGTGGTCGGTGAACGCCCACAACTCTTTATATCAAGCGATAGTCCAGTTCCTTCGCCCACTTGCGTTCGAGGAATGCGCGCGCCTCGTCGCGGCCATCGACGAACTCGGCGCGATTACGCCAGCGTGCATCCGGGCGATAGGCGAGCACCACCTTGGCCGGATCGCGGCTGTTCCAGCCGTCTTCGGCCAGGCGGACTTTCTCCAGGGCGGTTTGGCGGGTGAACGGCGGCAACGGCGGGCGTGATTCGATGGCGGACGACATGACGGCGATCTCATGGTTTGGTGTCGAGAGAGGGCAGTCCCAGGAATCGACGGGCGGCATGCTTGGCACTGCCTGCGGCGTTGGCGCCGCCGAGGACCAGCACAACAGAGATTGCGCCGTCGATCAGGATCAGGAATTGTTCTGCCAACTCGCTCGAATCCGGGTGGCCGGTGGCGGTGACGAGTTCGAGCAGGTAGTCGCGCAGGCAACGCTTGTGTCCGTGCGAAACCGCGCGAATGCGGCTGCCCGGGTCGCCGATCTCGCCAGCCGCATTCAGAAACGCACAGCCATGGAAGTCGCTGGATCCGAACCAATCGCGCAGCGCATCGAAACACGACAGCAGGCGTTCGACGGGATCGTCGCTCGCCGACGTGGCAGCGACGAACCACCGCATCCAACGCGCGTCGCGACGCAACAGCGCGGCCTCGACCAGGGCTTCCTTCGTCGAGTAATGGCGGTAGAGCGTCTTGCGAGCCACCCCAGACGCGTTGACGATCGCGTCCATGCCGGTGGCGTGGATGCCACCCGCGTAGACGAGGCGCTCGGTCGCGTCGAGCAATGCCGATTGCGCAGGAGACAGATCGGATAACGTGACCATTGCGCAGGCCATCCATTCGGAGAACGATTGTTCTCCCGGCTGTAGGACAATCGTTTTACGAGATCAAGACCGACACACAGCGCGATAGGCCGAAAAAAGCCCCGCCGAAGCGGGGCTTTGGGTGCGCGCGGCCTGCGCCGCAGCGGCGCCGCGCAAGCGGCGATCAGAACTTGTAGTTGACCGCGGCGGCCAGCACGTTGCCGCTCACATCGTAGCGACCGACCAGCGTGTTGCCGGTGGCGCTGGTGGAGGCGATGCGCGGATCGCTGGTGAACAGGTGGGTATAGCCGAAACTGTACTCGGCCTGTTCGGACGGACGCCAGCTCAGGCCCAGCGAAACCCATTTGCGGCTCGCATCGGGCACGCGCACGTCGCGGTGCGCGTCGGTGGTCGGGGTCTGGTCGTAGGCCAGGCCGCCGCGCAGGGTCAGCGTATCGCTCATGCGGTAATCGGCGCCGACCGAGACGAAGGTGGTGTCGCGGTAGGAGAAGTCCAGCACGCTGTCGGGCTGGTTGGACGCGAAGTCCACCGTGACCCGGTCGAACTTGCTCCAGGCGGTGCGGCTGACATCGGCCATCACCGTCCACTGCTCGTTGACGTTGTGGGTGAAGCTGGCGGTCGCGCTGGCCGGCAGCTTGACCGTGGCGCGGCCCTTGGTGTCGACGAAGGTACCCGGCGCGGCGATGCCGAGCACGGTGGCAGCATTGGACGGGGTGGTGAAGTCGGCGTCGCCGTCGGTGATCTTGTGCTCGACCTGCGAACGGTAGCTGAAGCCGATATGGGTGTTCTCGTCGACACTGAACAGGCCGCCGAGGGTGAAGCCGACATCGGTGCTGTTGCCCTTGATCCGCGAGTAGCCGTCGGCGCTGCCCGGCGCGAAGCCCGGCACCCGACGCGCGGCCAGGATGGTGCCGAAATCGACGGCGTTGGACAGGTCGATGTCCAGGCGCTCGGCGAACACCGACGCGCCGAACGACACGTACGGGTTCACGTCGTAGGAGAACGCCAGATTCAGGTCGATCGCCTGCAACTCGGTCTTGACGCCGTTGTAGCGGCCGACCCAATTGCGGTCGTATTCGGTCTTGAAGCCGAACGGCACGGTCAGCGAGGTGCCGAAGTGCATGTTGTTGTTCTCGCCGAACGGCACGTGGAAGTAGACCGCCGGGACCGGCGCGATCATACCGGCGTCGCCGCCGTCGCCGCCGGAGATCGGTGTGCCGGTGGCGTAGGTGCCGCCGCCCCGATACTTGGCCGAGAACTGGATGGCGCTGAGGTCGGCCTGGAACGTGTTGCCGTCGAGCTGGCGCATGCCGGCCGGGTTGGCGGCGATGATCGAGGCGTCACCGGCGGCGCTGCCGGAGCCGGCGAAGGCGCGGCCCAGGCCCTTGGCGCTGTTTTCCTTGAGCTGGAACGCGGCGCTGTGCGCCTGGCCAATGGCCAGGGCGCCGACGATGCCGACGGCCAGGGCGGTGAAACGGGCGAACTGGGTTGCGGTTTGCATGGCTTGTAACTCTCCGGAAGACGGTAAGTGCCTGTGTACGCGCCTGCGCATCCCCAGCTGAGCATGCCGGGACGCGCGCCGGATTCCCCTCCCGACGTACGACGCCGTACGCAGTATAACCACCGGCGTTAACCCAACGATAACAATACCTGTCGTTCAGCTTGGCGCGGAGTAGGCGTGCGTTCAGCCGGATGAAGCCGGTATCGTGACAGGCCGAGTGACCCGGTACTGGCATGTTCGTCTCCATCCCTTCCCGCGATCGGACCACGTTGCGCTGGGCCATGCCGCTGCTGTTCGCCGCGATGTGGCTGGCCTTCCTGTGGTCGATCAGCCGCCCCGACGAGGCGCGGGCGACGCTGTGGCTGGACTGGGGCGCGCTCTCGGCTGGGGTCGCCAGCCCGCGCGACTGGCTGGCGACGGTGCAGGACGGCAGCGTGCTGCGCCTGTTCACCGCGCTGTTCCTGCACGCGGACTGGTCGCACCTGCTCGGCAACCTGGTGTTTCTGCTGATCTTCGGCCTGCCCGCCGAGCGCGTGCTCGGGCCGTGGCGCTTCCTGCTGCTGTTCCTCGGCGGCGGCGCCATCTCCAACCTGGCCGCGGTGTTCGCGATCGGCGCCCCGGACCGGGTCATCATCGGCGCCAGCGGCGCGGTCTCGGCGCTGATCGGCACCTACCTGGCGTTGTTCCCGCGCGCCAAGCTCGGCGTGGTGCTGCCGTTGGGGCTGTTCCTGGAATTCGTGCGCGCACCGGCCTCGCTGCTGATCGGCACCTGGGCGGCGCTGCAGGTGGTGTTCGCCTACATCGGTCCGGCGTTCGGCATGGTCGCCTGGTCGGCGCACCTGACCGGCTTCGGCTTCGGCATGGCGTACGGGCTGTACGTGCGCGCGGCGATCGCGCGGCGCCTGCGCAAGCGCAAGGGTTTCTGAGCTGCCGCGCCTTATACTCCGCGCATGGCCAAGCCCCTGTACAAGGTGACGTTCCTCAACCACGGCAAGGTGTACGAACTGTACGCGCAGCATGTGGGCAGCAGCCACCTGTGGGGCTTCAGCGAGATCGGCGCGCTGCTGTTCGATCTGCGCGACGGCCTGGTCATCGATCCCACCGAAGAGCGCCTGCGCGAGGAATTCGGCGGCACCAAGATGCTGCACCTGCCGATGCAGAGCATCGTGCGCATCGAGGAAGTGGAAAAGAAGGGCCAGTCCGCGATCCGCGACGCGGCCACTGGCGAAAAGGTGATCACGCCGTTTCCGATGCCGAGCAAACCGCGCTGAACCGATGCGGATCCCGATCGCGGATGACCACCAGGACGCGGTCGGGCACTTGCCCTGCCATGGGCGGCTGCAGGCGCACGCCGGCGGGGTGCTGACCGCGCCGCTGCCCGGCTGCGCTGCCTTCGTGCGGCGTGCCGCCGATGCCGACGCGCTGGTGCTGATCCGCGAACGCACCCGCGTCGATGCCGCGCTGCTCGCGCGCCTGCGGCGACTGCGCCTGATCGGCAGGATCGGCAGGATCGGCGAGCTACCTGCACCTGACCGCGTGCACCGCGCACGGGATCGCGGTGGCCGAAGGCGTCGGCTCGCCGGTGGCGCCTGCGGAGTTGACCTGGGCGCTGCTGCTGCGCCTACCGGCCTACCGCGATGCCCTGTACGGCGGACGCTGGCAGGCCACCGGCGATCCGCGGCTGGGCCGCAGCCTGCATGGCCTGACCCTGGGCGTGTGGAGCTACGCGCGTGGCCGCCTATGCGCGCGCGTTCGGGATGCATGTGCAGGTATGGGGCGGCGAGGCCTGCTGCGCGCAGGAGGCCTCGCTGTCCGCCGACAGCGACGTGCTGAGCCAGCACCGGCGCCTGTTGGGCGGCGACCCGGCATCAGATCATGCGCCACGGCCTACTGCGCCACCCGCGCGTGCTGGCGACGCCACATCTGGGCTATGTCGAGCAGGCCAGCTATGCGCCATACTTGGACGCCGCATTCGACAACCTGCTGGCCTTCGCCCCGCCCGAGCGCAGTTGGCGCCAACCCGGAGCCGCGCCTACAGGGACTTGCGACGAGCGCTCCGCGTGCACTGTAGGAGGGACTTCAGCCCCGACGACTTCCCGAGCCGTCGAGCCTGCCGCTTCGCTCGTCGCGGCTGATGGCCCGAAGCCGCCCGGAGCCGTCCTGCAGGGCCGCGCTATGCCTGCTGCGCGGCCAGGTCCGCGCTCCAGAACGGGCCGTCCGGATACAGGTACTGGGCGACCGACTGCGCGTGCATCTCGGCCGAGAAGCCGGGCAGGGTCGGCGCCAGATAGCGGCCGTGCGCGATCCGCACCGGATCGACGAAGTGCTGGTGCAGGTGGTCGACGAATTCGATCGCGCGGTCCTCCATCTTGCCGGTGATGGCGACGAAATCGGCCATCGCCAGGTGCTGCACCAGTTCGCACAGGCCGACGCCGCCGGCATGCGGGAACACGCGCACGCCGAACTTCGCCGCCAGCAGCAGGATCGCCAGATTCTCGTTGACCCCACCCACGCGCGCGGCGTCGATCTGGATCAGGTCCACCGCGCCGGCCTGCAGCAGCTGCTTGAACACCACCCGGTTCTGGGTGTGCTCGCCGGTGGACACCGGCACCGGCGCGATGCCCTGGCGGATCGCGGCGTGGCCGAGTACATCGTCGGGGCTGGTCGGCTCCTCGATCCAGGCGATGTCGAACTCGGCCAGCTGGCGCATCCAGGCGATCGCCGGGCCCACGTCCCAGCGCTGGTTGGCGTCCACCGCCAGCGCGATGTCCGGACCGATCGCGGCGCGCGCCAGGCGGCAGCGGCGGATGTCGTCCTGCACGTTGGCGCCGACCTTGAGCTTGATGGTGCGGAAGCCGTCGGCCACCGCCTGCTTGGCCAGGCGCACCAGCTTCTCGTCGGAGTAGCCGAGCCAGCCGGGCGAGGTGGTGTAGGCCGGATAGCCCTGTTCGAGCAGCGTCTGCAGGCGCTCGGCGCGCAGCGGTTCGGCCGCGCGCAGCAGCGCCAGCGCGTCGTCGGGGGTCAGCGCGTCGGTGAGGTAGCGGAAGTCGATGGTGGTCACCAGCTGTTCCGGCGACAGCTCGGCGATGTAGCGCCACAGCGGCTTGCCGGCGCGGCGCGCGGCCATGTCCCAGGCGGCGTTGATGACGCCGCCGATGGCCATGTGCATCACACCCTTCTCCGGGCCCAGCCAGCGCAGCTGCGAATCGTCGGTGAGGGTGCGCGCGAAGCCGCCCAGGTCGCCGATGACCTCCTCCACCTCGCGTCCGACCACGTGGTGTGACAGCGCCGCGCTCGCCGCGCTCTGCACGTCGTTGCCGCGGCCGATGGTGAACACCAGGCCGTAGCCGGCCAGGCCGTCGTCGGCATCGGTGCGCAGGCGCAGGTAGGCGGCCGAGTAGTCCGGATCCGGGTTCATCGCATCGGAACCGTCCAGTTCGCGCGACGTGGGGAAACGCACGTCGAAGGTCTCGAGGGCAACGATTTTGCTCATAGGCATCCTGATCGGTGAGGCGGAAAGGAAAAAGGAAACATGCGAGCCACTCCACTGGCCGCGCGCGCCCGGGAGGAGCTTGCGGCGAAGGTGCGGTGCGCCAGCGCCTTCGCCACCAAAGGCACAAACGGGCATCGGCACGCAGCCGTTGCCACAGGGGGGAAGAAGGCGCCGGCGGGCTGCAGCCGAAGCCACATAGGTGAGGATGCGCGGTGACGTCGCCCCGCGCGCCCTGTCCCCTTTCCCGCCAAGGGACAGGGGGTTACTGCGCGTCGCGCGGGTGCGCGACCACGGTCTGGCGCTGCTCGCCGAGGCCTTCGATGCCCAGCGCCATCACGTCGCCCGGCTGCAGGTAGACCGGCGGCTTCTGCCCCAGGCCCACGCCCGGCGGCGTGCCGGTGCTGATCACGTCGCCCGGCAGCAGCGTCATGTAGCGGCTGATGTAGCTGACCAGCTCGGCCACGCCGAACACCATCGTGCGCGTGCTGCCGTCCTGGTAGCGATGGCCGTTGACCTCCAGCCACATCGACAGGTTCTGCGGGTCCGGCACCTCGTCGGCGGTGACCAGCCACGGGCCGAGCGGGCCGAAGCCGTCGCAACTCTTGCCCTTGACCCACTGTCCGCCGTGCTCGAGCTGGAACTCGCGTTCGGACAGGTCGTTGACCACCGCATAGCCGGCGACGTGCTGGAGCGCGTCCTCCCGCGGCACATCGCGGGCGACGTCGCCGATCACCACGCCCAGTTCCACTTCCCAGTCGCTCTTCCTGGAACCGCGCGGGATCGTCACGGTGTCGTTGGGACCGCTGATCGCGGTGGTGGCCTTCATGAACAGCACCGGCATCGCCGGCACCGCCATGCCCGACTCGGCGGCATGGTCGGCGTAGTTGAGCCCGACGCAGATGAACTTGCCGACCCGGCCCACGGCCGGCCCGTAGCGCACCTCGCCGTCCACCTTGGGCAGTGTGGCCGGATCGAGCGCACGCAGCTTGTCCAGGCCGGCGGCGGTGAGGTGCTCGCCGGCGACATCGTCGATGAGCGCGGACAGGTCGCGCAGGCGGCCGTCGGCGTCGAGCAGGGCCGGGCGTTCGTGGCCGGGTTCGCCATAGCGCAGCAGTTTCATGGGGCGTCCTCTGTGAAGGGGAA encodes:
- a CDS encoding L-fuconate dehydratase, with the translated sequence MSKIVALETFDVRFPTSRELDGSDAMNPDPDYSAAYLRLRTDADDGLAGYGLVFTIGRGNDVQSAASAALSHHVVGREVEEVIGDLGGFARTLTDDSQLRWLGPEKGVMHMAIGGVINAAWDMAARRAGKPLWRYIAELSPEQLVTTIDFRYLTDALTPDDALALLRAAEPLRAERLQTLLEQGYPAYTTSPGWLGYSDEKLVRLAKQAVADGFRTIKLKVGANVQDDIRRCRLARAAIGPDIALAVDANQRWDVGPAIAWMRQLAEFDIAWIEEPTSPDDVLGHAAIRQGIAPVPVSTGEHTQNRVVFKQLLQAGAVDLIQIDAARVGGVNENLAILLLAAKFGVRVFPHAGGVGLCELVQHLAMADFVAITGKMEDRAIEFVDHLHQHFVDPVRIAHGRYLAPTLPGFSAEMHAQSVAQYLYPDGPFWSADLAAQQA
- a CDS encoding rhomboid family intramembrane serine protease — encoded protein: MFVSIPSRDRTTLRWAMPLLFAAMWLAFLWSISRPDEARATLWLDWGALSAGVASPRDWLATVQDGSVLRLFTALFLHADWSHLLGNLVFLLIFGLPAERVLGPWRFLLLFLGGGAISNLAAVFAIGAPDRVIIGASGAVSALIGTYLALFPRAKLGVVLPLGLFLEFVRAPASLLIGTWAALQVVFAYIGPAFGMVAWSAHLTGFGFGMAYGLYVRAAIARRLRKRKGF
- a CDS encoding outer membrane protein transport protein, with the translated sequence MQTATQFARFTALAVGIVGALAIGQAHSAAFQLKENSAKGLGRAFAGSGSAAGDASIIAANPAGMRQLDGNTFQADLSAIQFSAKYRGGGTYATGTPISGGDGGDAGMIAPVPAVYFHVPFGENNNMHFGTSLTVPFGFKTEYDRNWVGRYNGVKTELQAIDLNLAFSYDVNPYVSFGASVFAERLDIDLSNAVDFGTILAARRVPGFAPGSADGYSRIKGNSTDVGFTLGGLFSVDENTHIGFSYRSQVEHKITDGDADFTTPSNAATVLGIAAPGTFVDTKGRATVKLPASATASFTHNVNEQWTVMADVSRTAWSKFDRVTVDFASNQPDSVLDFSYRDTTFVSVGADYRMSDTLTLRGGLAYDQTPTTDAHRDVRVPDASRKWVSLGLSWRPSEQAEYSFGYTHLFTSDPRIASTSATGNTLVGRYDVSGNVLAAAVNYKF
- a CDS encoding fumarylacetoacetate hydrolase family protein gives rise to the protein MKLLRYGEPGHERPALLDADGRLRDLSALIDDVAGEHLTAAGLDKLRALDPATLPKVDGEVRYGPAVGRVGKFICVGLNYADHAAESGMAVPAMPVLFMKATTAISGPNDTVTIPRGSRKSDWEVELGVVIGDVARDVPREDALQHVAGYAVVNDLSEREFQLEHGGQWVKGKSCDGFGPLGPWLVTADEVPDPQNLSMWLEVNGHRYQDGSTRTMVFGVAELVSYISRYMTLLPGDVISTGTPPGVGLGQKPPVYLQPGDVMALGIEGLGEQRQTVVAHPRDAQ
- a CDS encoding DUF1820 family protein; this translates as MAKPLYKVTFLNHGKVYELYAQHVGSSHLWGFSEIGALLFDLRDGLVIDPTEERLREEFGGTKMLHLPMQSIVRIEEVEKKGQSAIRDAATGEKVITPFPMPSKPR
- a CDS encoding TetR/AcrR family transcriptional regulator; the protein is MVTLSDLSPAQSALLDATERLVYAGGIHATGMDAIVNASGVARKTLYRHYSTKEALVEAALLRRDARWMRWFVAATSASDDPVERLLSCFDALRDWFGSSDFHGCAFLNAAGEIGDPGSRIRAVSHGHKRCLRDYLLELVTATGHPDSSELAEQFLILIDGAISVVLVLGGANAAGSAKHAARRFLGLPSLDTKP